A stretch of the candidate division WOR-3 bacterium genome encodes the following:
- a CDS encoding glycosyltransferase family 2 protein produces MKFDYTVIIPACNEEENMNELFANLTALEKKSEIKFEAVIVDDGSTDNTPALADELAQGKEWIKVIHHPRRLGITKALEAGQEAAGSDVFVFFPADLQFDVEDIPRMAEPVVKGIYDIVTGAKIGKYEKKFVSGIYNTLGKMLFKIPVKDMNSVKAYNRKSVLSIPLRKEWHRYIVILAHESGAKIGEIEVKLYPRKSGKSKFTPLRIPVGLLDLLGVFSEVRIMKKPMLVFGTMGIISMASGAVVALTALVLRILSHGYRPLLYLVILLVLGGFLSFMLGIVGEKLAGISKRQEMILKKLDRISRKD; encoded by the coding sequence ACACGGTGATAATACCCGCCTGCAACGAAGAAGAAAATATGAATGAACTTTTTGCGAATCTCACTGCTCTCGAAAAAAAAAGCGAAATAAAATTTGAAGCCGTTATAGTAGACGACGGCAGTACTGACAACACTCCGGCTCTCGCCGACGAATTGGCTCAAGGAAAAGAATGGATAAAAGTAATACATCATCCGAGGAGACTCGGCATAACAAAGGCGCTCGAGGCGGGTCAGGAAGCCGCGGGGTCTGACGTTTTCGTTTTTTTTCCAGCGGATCTTCAGTTCGACGTCGAAGACATTCCGAGAATGGCTGAGCCCGTGGTAAAAGGAATTTACGACATAGTCACCGGGGCAAAAATAGGAAAATACGAAAAGAAATTCGTATCGGGCATATACAACACGCTGGGCAAAATGCTGTTCAAAATACCGGTTAAAGACATGAATTCAGTCAAAGCCTACAACCGCAAATCAGTCCTTTCCATACCTTTGAGAAAGGAATGGCACAGGTACATAGTTATTCTCGCCCACGAATCGGGAGCAAAAATAGGAGAAATTGAAGTAAAACTCTATCCGAGAAAAAGCGGGAAATCTAAATTCACACCACTTAGAATACCCGTGGGACTTCTCGACCTTTTGGGTGTTTTTTCTGAAGTCAGGATAATGAAAAAACCGATGCTCGTCTTCGGTACGATGGGAATAATCTCGATGGCTTCAGGAGCCGTCGTCGCTTTAACCGCCCTTGTCCTGAGGATTTTATCTCACGGCTACAGACCTCTTCTTTACCTCGTTATATTGCTTGTCCTCGGAGGTTTTTTGTCATTCATGCTTGGAATAGTCGGAGAAAAGCTAGCCGGTATTTCGAAGAGGCAGGAAATGATTCTCAAAAAGCTCGACCGGATCAGCAGAAAAGACTGA